In Streptomyces sp. NBC_01439, the following are encoded in one genomic region:
- a CDS encoding dienelactone hydrolase family protein — translation MADHDLSGFEKSTFTHDGATRRILRRGTGPAVIVMAEIPGITPKVIEFAEHVAASGCTAVLPVLFGEPGRDADPGAVGRSSAGRYMASSLWRVCVSREFTLLATGRSSRVVGWLRALAAAEHERCGGPGVGAVGMCLTGGFALAMATDERLVAPVLSQPSLPLACTASRAGAIDISPEDLAVVRGRCEREGLQVLGLRFRGDRLVPGDRFAHLRRELGDAFVAVELDASAANPQSALAPHSVLTEHLIDEPGQPTRQALDTVLDLFRTRLLGERPAPAA, via the coding sequence GTGGCAGACCACGACCTGAGCGGGTTCGAGAAGAGCACGTTCACCCATGACGGCGCCACCCGCCGGATCCTGCGCCGGGGCACGGGCCCCGCAGTGATCGTCATGGCGGAGATCCCGGGCATCACCCCCAAGGTCATCGAGTTCGCCGAGCACGTCGCGGCGTCCGGCTGCACGGCCGTACTCCCGGTGCTCTTCGGGGAACCCGGCCGTGACGCGGATCCCGGTGCGGTCGGCCGGTCGAGTGCCGGCCGCTACATGGCCTCCTCGCTGTGGCGGGTGTGCGTGAGCCGGGAGTTCACGCTGCTGGCCACGGGACGCAGTTCACGCGTCGTAGGGTGGCTGCGCGCCCTGGCGGCCGCCGAACACGAGCGCTGCGGCGGTCCCGGGGTCGGCGCCGTCGGGATGTGCCTGACCGGCGGATTCGCCCTGGCGATGGCCACGGACGAGCGCCTCGTCGCCCCGGTGCTCTCCCAACCGTCGCTCCCGCTGGCCTGCACCGCGAGCCGCGCGGGCGCCATCGACATCAGCCCCGAGGACCTCGCGGTCGTCCGCGGACGCTGCGAGCGCGAGGGGCTCCAGGTGCTCGGGCTGCGCTTCCGGGGCGACCGGCTCGTCCCCGGCGACCGGTTCGCCCACCTCAGGCGGGAACTCGGCGACGCCTTCGTCGCCGTCGAACTGGACGCGAGCGCGGCGAACCCGCAGAGCGCCCTCGCACCCCACTCCGTCCTGACCGAACACCTCATCGACGAACCGGGACAACCCACCCGGCAGGCGCTCGACACCGTCCTCGACCTGTTCCGCACCCGACTGCTCGGGGAACGGCCCGCTCCCGCCGCGTGA
- a CDS encoding sensor histidine kinase has product MRRLWPTTVRARATVGASVVVAAALALASFALLGLLEANLLRNAESDARRQAETVAQLAAAGKLGRVRPPARGIDFVQVVGADGRVLFASPNLAGVPAFPPPGPGAPGTRFHTWRVRPLDGEYRQRVVQVVTETPDGMATVYAGASLRDADAADDTTTAALVIGMPLLLATVALVTWRVTGHALRPVEEIRAEVAEISDRGLHRRVPVPATHDEVARLAETMNATLDRLEASGIRQRQFIADASHELRSPITVLRTQLEVALAVRDPELWPELISGALEDIERLQRLTADLLLLARIDAAQPVADAPLDLTALVREVVEGRLGDRVPVRLRLEPDVEVTAGALWLGRIVTNLVDNAQRYADVRVDVTLRTTKEASPGTAVLEVVDDGPGIPAADRERIFERFTRLDDSRSRDHGGAGLGLAIARDLGTHHGGTLTAEGGAGGAGGARLVLRLPTTPRT; this is encoded by the coding sequence TTGCGCCGGCTGTGGCCGACCACGGTACGGGCACGGGCCACCGTGGGCGCGAGCGTGGTGGTGGCCGCGGCCCTGGCGCTCGCCTCGTTCGCCCTGCTCGGGCTGCTGGAGGCGAACCTGCTCCGCAACGCGGAGAGCGACGCCCGGCGCCAGGCCGAGACCGTGGCGCAGCTCGCTGCCGCCGGGAAGCTGGGCCGCGTCCGGCCGCCGGCCCGCGGCATCGACTTCGTCCAGGTGGTGGGCGCCGACGGACGCGTCCTGTTCGCCAGCCCGAACCTGGCCGGGGTGCCCGCCTTCCCGCCGCCCGGCCCCGGCGCTCCGGGAACCCGGTTCCACACGTGGCGGGTCCGCCCGCTGGACGGTGAGTACCGGCAGCGGGTCGTCCAGGTCGTCACGGAAACCCCGGACGGCATGGCCACCGTCTACGCCGGCGCCTCCCTGCGGGACGCGGACGCGGCCGACGACACGACCACCGCCGCCCTCGTCATCGGCATGCCCCTGCTGCTGGCCACCGTAGCCCTGGTGACCTGGCGGGTCACCGGCCATGCGCTGCGGCCGGTGGAGGAGATCCGGGCCGAAGTCGCCGAGATCTCCGACCGGGGCCTGCACCGCCGGGTGCCGGTGCCCGCCACCCACGACGAGGTCGCCCGGCTGGCCGAGACCATGAACGCCACCCTGGACCGGCTGGAGGCCTCCGGGATCCGCCAGCGGCAGTTCATCGCCGACGCCTCCCACGAACTGCGCAGCCCCATCACCGTCCTGCGCACCCAGCTGGAAGTGGCGCTGGCCGTCCGGGACCCGGAACTGTGGCCCGAGCTGATCTCCGGGGCCCTGGAGGACATCGAACGGCTCCAGCGCCTCACGGCCGACCTGCTGTTGCTCGCCCGGATCGACGCGGCCCAGCCGGTGGCCGACGCCCCGCTGGACCTGACCGCCCTGGTGCGCGAGGTGGTGGAGGGCCGGCTCGGCGACCGGGTCCCCGTTCGGCTGCGACTGGAACCCGATGTCGAGGTCACCGCCGGCGCGCTATGGCTCGGCCGCATCGTCACCAACCTCGTCGACAACGCGCAGCGCTACGCGGACGTGCGCGTGGACGTCACCCTGCGCACCACGAAGGAGGCGAGTCCGGGCACGGCCGTGCTGGAGGTCGTCGACGACGGCCCCGGTATCCCCGCGGCCGACCGGGAGCGGATCTTCGAGCGTTTCACGCGTCTCGACGACTCGCGCAGCCGCGACCACGGCGGAGCCGGACTGGGGCTCGCCATCGCCCGCGACCTGGGCACCCACCACGGCGGGACGCTCACGGCCGAGGGCGGTGCGGGCGGGGCCGGGGGCGCGCGGCTGGTACTGCGCCTGCCGACGACGCCCCGGACCTGA
- a CDS encoding dienelactone hydrolase family protein, with protein sequence MPIKKLRIPTTDGQADAFAAFPDDGERHPGLLMYTDGFGIRPVLREMARELAGHGYYVLVPNLFYRHGPAPLVELPEHIGEEVRPTVLAQLMPLIEAHTAERVLSDADAYLRFLTTQPEVGVGPVAVTGYCIGGLYAMRTAAAHPDHVAAVAAFHGPVGVDGANLISKLTAQVHLGHAEGDVTPEALGELNQALDAAGVSYTSEIYPGTVHGFTMSDTDAFSASGLKRHWERLLPLLGRTLANS encoded by the coding sequence ATGCCCATCAAGAAGCTGCGGATTCCCACCACGGACGGGCAGGCCGACGCCTTTGCCGCCTTCCCCGACGACGGTGAGCGCCACCCAGGGCTGCTGATGTACACGGACGGCTTCGGCATCCGGCCCGTGCTGCGGGAGATGGCCCGCGAACTGGCCGGGCACGGCTACTACGTGCTGGTCCCCAACCTCTTCTACCGGCACGGCCCGGCACCGCTGGTCGAGCTTCCCGAGCACATCGGAGAAGAGGTCCGGCCCACGGTCCTCGCCCAGCTGATGCCCCTGATCGAAGCGCACACCGCCGAACGCGTCCTGAGCGACGCCGACGCCTACCTCAGGTTCCTCACCACCCAGCCCGAGGTCGGCGTCGGACCGGTCGCGGTGACCGGCTATTGCATAGGCGGCCTCTACGCGATGCGCACCGCCGCGGCCCACCCCGATCACGTGGCGGCCGTCGCCGCGTTCCACGGCCCCGTGGGCGTCGACGGGGCCAACCTCATTTCCAAGCTCACCGCCCAGGTCCACCTCGGCCACGCCGAAGGCGACGTGACCCCCGAGGCCCTCGGCGAGCTCAACCAGGCCCTGGATGCGGCAGGTGTCAGCTACACCTCCGAGATCTACCCCGGGACCGTCCACGGCTTCACCATGTCCGACACCGACGCTTTCAGCGCCTCCGGGCTGAAGCGTCACTGGGAGCGTCTGCTCCCCCTCCTGGGCCGCACCTTGGCCAACAGCTGA
- a CDS encoding RNA polymerase sigma factor encodes MSEGDFDPSGDQAVSSELAGVLPVDFTAFHSQQHRAYLRYAHLQLGNPKDAEEVVDDVFTFLLKVWRQALKEASLHGFAWAVLREHVERRLAALGRQVAMVETAWFAALRRSSRERLELLESKLGLYAAIAGLSERQYDVVLLAFLMGNDSETVARMMGITPATVRSHIRGARRTLSRKLGVEWIPGEEKD; translated from the coding sequence ATGAGCGAAGGCGATTTCGATCCATCGGGGGACCAGGCGGTCTCCAGCGAACTGGCCGGCGTGCTGCCGGTGGACTTCACCGCGTTCCACTCCCAACAGCACCGTGCCTATCTGCGCTATGCCCACCTGCAGTTGGGAAACCCCAAGGACGCCGAGGAAGTCGTCGACGACGTGTTCACCTTCCTGCTGAAGGTGTGGCGGCAGGCCCTGAAGGAGGCGAGCCTCCACGGCTTCGCGTGGGCGGTGCTGCGCGAGCACGTCGAACGGCGGCTGGCGGCCCTGGGCCGACAGGTCGCGATGGTGGAGACGGCGTGGTTCGCAGCGCTGCGCCGCTCCTCCAGAGAACGGCTGGAACTGCTGGAGTCGAAACTCGGGCTGTACGCGGCGATCGCGGGCCTGTCCGAGCGGCAGTACGACGTGGTGCTGCTGGCCTTCCTGATGGGCAACGACTCCGAAACGGTCGCCCGGATGATGGGGATCACCCCCGCGACGGTCCGGTCGCACATCCGCGGCGCACGCCGAACCCTGTCCCGCAAGCTCGGGGTGGAATGGATCCCCGGAGAGGAGAAGGACTAG
- a CDS encoding alkyl/aryl-sulfatase has protein sequence MENGPGHGACESIGAAHRAARGNAAFADRADFDDATRGFVAALEPCVIRAEDGSVVWDGDAYAFLNEDCPDTVHPSLWRQSRLVALQGLFQVVEGVYQVRGLDLSNMTLIEGERGVVVIDPLICEETAAAALALYRAHRGDRPVTGVLYTHSHADHFGGVKGVTTQAEVDAGRVPVLAPEGCIEHAASENVYAGTAMARRAGYMYGAGLPKGPRGQVGAGLGQTTSTGRVTLIPPTVDITRTGQEETVDGVRMVFQLTPGTEAPAEFNLLLPDHGALCMAENATHTLHNLLTLRGALVRDPHAWAAYLTESIALFGDRCDVVFASHHWPTWGRERAMSYLAQQRDLYAYLHDQTVRLLNQGYTGTEIAETLRMPPALEAAWHTHGYYGSVSHNVKAVYQRYMGWFEGNPALLWQHPPEESARRYVEFMGGAAEVLRRARASFEEGDFRWVAQVVDHVVFADPSNAAARELQADALEQLGYGAENGTWRNFYLTGAQELRGEPIGTPATAASPDVLAALSLDQLVDSLAVRVDGPRAWHADVAVRFVLPGSEPLTLRLGNGVLTGVRGDNPAAGRPHAVLVLGEPLLRGLLLGAVPPDDLLGREGVALDGDPSVVAELFSYLDSPDPDFAIVTP, from the coding sequence ATGGAGAACGGCCCCGGACACGGCGCTTGCGAATCGATCGGCGCCGCTCACCGCGCAGCGCGCGGCAACGCCGCCTTCGCCGACCGCGCCGACTTCGACGACGCCACCCGCGGCTTCGTCGCCGCCCTGGAGCCCTGCGTGATCAGGGCCGAGGACGGGAGCGTCGTCTGGGACGGTGACGCCTACGCCTTCCTCAACGAGGACTGTCCGGACACCGTTCATCCCAGCCTGTGGCGCCAGAGCCGCCTCGTCGCCCTCCAGGGCCTCTTCCAGGTCGTGGAGGGCGTGTACCAGGTGCGCGGCCTGGACCTGTCGAACATGACCCTCATCGAGGGCGAACGCGGCGTCGTCGTGATCGACCCGCTGATCTGCGAGGAGACGGCGGCCGCGGCCCTCGCCCTGTACCGGGCCCACCGCGGCGACCGCCCGGTCACGGGCGTCCTCTACACCCACAGCCACGCCGACCACTTCGGCGGCGTCAAGGGCGTCACCACCCAGGCCGAGGTCGACGCGGGCCGGGTCCCGGTCCTGGCACCCGAGGGCTGCATCGAACACGCGGCCAGCGAGAACGTCTACGCCGGCACCGCAATGGCCCGCCGCGCGGGATACATGTACGGGGCCGGTCTACCCAAGGGCCCGCGCGGCCAGGTCGGTGCGGGCCTCGGCCAGACCACCTCCACCGGCCGGGTGACGCTGATCCCGCCGACCGTCGACATCACCCGTACCGGTCAGGAGGAGACCGTCGACGGCGTGCGCATGGTCTTCCAGCTGACCCCGGGCACCGAGGCCCCGGCCGAGTTCAACCTGCTGCTGCCCGACCACGGGGCGCTGTGCATGGCCGAGAACGCCACCCACACCCTCCACAACCTGCTGACCCTGCGCGGCGCCCTCGTGCGCGACCCGCACGCCTGGGCCGCCTACCTCACCGAGTCCATCGCGCTGTTCGGCGACCGGTGCGACGTCGTCTTCGCTTCCCATCACTGGCCCACGTGGGGCCGCGAACGGGCCATGTCGTACCTGGCGCAACAGCGGGACCTGTACGCGTACCTCCACGACCAGACGGTCCGCCTGCTCAACCAGGGGTACACGGGCACCGAGATCGCCGAAACGCTGCGCATGCCGCCGGCGCTGGAGGCCGCCTGGCACACCCACGGCTACTACGGGTCGGTCAGCCACAACGTCAAGGCCGTCTACCAGCGGTACATGGGCTGGTTCGAAGGGAATCCGGCGCTCCTGTGGCAGCACCCGCCCGAGGAATCCGCCCGCCGCTACGTCGAGTTCATGGGCGGCGCGGCGGAGGTCCTGCGCCGCGCCCGGGCCTCCTTCGAGGAGGGCGACTTCCGCTGGGTGGCCCAGGTCGTCGACCACGTCGTCTTCGCCGATCCGTCGAACGCAGCGGCCAGGGAGCTCCAGGCCGATGCCCTGGAGCAGCTCGGCTACGGCGCCGAGAACGGCACTTGGCGCAACTTCTACCTCACCGGCGCCCAGGAACTGCGCGGCGAGCCGATCGGGACACCGGCCACCGCCGCGTCCCCGGACGTGCTCGCCGCCCTGAGCCTGGACCAACTGGTGGATTCCCTCGCCGTACGGGTCGACGGACCCCGGGCCTGGCACGCGGACGTCGCCGTACGGTTCGTCCTGCCCGGCTCTGAGCCGCTGACGCTGCGCCTGGGCAACGGCGTACTGACCGGTGTCCGCGGGGACAACCCCGCGGCCGGCCGCCCGCACGCCGTCCTCGTCCTCGGCGAACCGCTCCTGCGCGGGCTCCTGCTCGGCGCCGTGCCGCCGGACGACCTCCTGGGGCGCGAGGGGGTGGCCCTCGACGGTGACCCCTCGGTCGTCGCCGAACTCTTCTCCTACCTCGACTCCCCCGACCCGGACTTCGCCATCGTCACCCCCTGA
- a CDS encoding IclR family transcriptional regulator, giving the protein MESAHRALRVLEVINRYSGGVNLTQIARETALPQLVLARATEQLIRANLITPTGPDAYVAGSALLLAESANGDGRGHLHETLAWVRDAVGAAVYVARYTDGEVSITQYADGPAAPVVEEWVDFRVAAHASAVGKALLTQLDHGDRQDHLARHRLTRFTPHTLTSQRDLFHQLDDRPPNTPLLDLQEYAIGTVCAAVPITAGPKAECVALSIPVPDPGRLKQAARLLQSEAAAVLLALIVAGSTPPTARRPEGTILSPTA; this is encoded by the coding sequence CTGGAATCCGCCCACCGGGCACTGCGCGTCCTGGAAGTCATCAACCGCTACTCGGGCGGCGTGAACCTGACCCAGATCGCCCGTGAAACGGCACTGCCGCAACTGGTCCTCGCCCGGGCCACGGAGCAGTTGATCCGCGCGAACCTCATCACCCCGACCGGACCGGACGCGTACGTCGCCGGCAGCGCCCTCCTCCTGGCCGAATCGGCGAACGGAGACGGACGCGGGCACCTGCACGAGACCCTCGCCTGGGTGCGGGACGCCGTCGGCGCCGCCGTCTACGTCGCCCGCTACACCGACGGAGAGGTCTCCATCACCCAGTACGCCGACGGACCGGCCGCACCCGTGGTCGAGGAGTGGGTCGACTTCCGCGTCGCCGCCCACGCCTCAGCCGTGGGCAAGGCGCTGCTGACCCAACTCGACCACGGCGACCGGCAGGACCACTTGGCCCGCCACCGGCTCACCCGGTTCACGCCCCACACCCTCACCAGCCAACGGGACCTCTTCCACCAGCTCGACGACCGCCCACCGAACACACCCCTCCTCGACCTACAGGAGTACGCGATCGGCACGGTGTGCGCGGCGGTGCCGATCACCGCGGGCCCGAAGGCGGAATGCGTGGCCCTGTCCATCCCGGTCCCCGACCCCGGCCGGTTGAAGCAGGCCGCCCGGCTCCTGCAGAGCGAGGCGGCCGCGGTCTTACTCGCCCTGATCGTCGCCGGCAGCACCCCGCCCACGGCACGCCGGCCGGAGGGCACCATCCTGTCGCCGACCGCCTGA
- a CDS encoding HAD family hydrolase, with the protein MIKPIELVIFDCDGVLVDTERIALPLQVSLGAELGWPLTEEEVMDRFMGRSNASIYEDIAGRLGDETAGLWRELFEQRHREAVDAGLSAVEGLPQALGTITLPTCVASSGSHEKMRHTLGRTGLYEHFEGRIYSATEVRRGKPAPDLFLYAAGRMGVDPAACAVVEDSRPGVEAARAAGMRAFGYAGGLTPAERLEGAGTVVFHDMRELPGLIASG; encoded by the coding sequence ATGATCAAGCCGATTGAACTCGTGATATTCGACTGCGACGGGGTGCTCGTCGACACCGAACGCATCGCGCTGCCCCTCCAGGTCTCGTTGGGAGCGGAGCTGGGCTGGCCGCTGACCGAGGAGGAGGTCATGGACCGCTTCATGGGGCGCTCCAACGCCTCCATCTACGAGGACATCGCCGGCCGGCTCGGCGACGAGACGGCCGGCCTTTGGCGGGAGCTGTTCGAACAGCGCCACCGCGAGGCGGTGGACGCCGGGTTGTCCGCCGTCGAGGGACTGCCGCAGGCACTCGGTACGATCACCCTGCCGACCTGCGTCGCCTCCAGCGGCTCGCACGAGAAGATGCGCCACACCCTCGGTCGCACCGGCCTCTACGAGCACTTCGAGGGCCGCATCTACAGCGCCACCGAGGTCCGCCGCGGCAAGCCCGCCCCCGACCTGTTCCTGTACGCGGCAGGGCGGATGGGCGTCGACCCGGCGGCGTGCGCGGTGGTCGAGGACAGCCGCCCCGGTGTCGAGGCGGCCCGCGCCGCCGGCATGCGGGCCTTCGGCTACGCAGGGGGGCTGACCCCGGCCGAACGGCTCGAGGGCGCCGGCACCGTCGTCTTCCACGACATGCGGGAACTGCCCGGCCTCATCGCCTCGGGGTGA
- a CDS encoding erythromycin esterase family protein — MCDEVTCWLARTALPLNFLTAGVSTADLQPLKGALDGVRIVGLGEATHGTREFFQLKHRLLELLVTELGFSALAMEASSSAGPAVDAYVRHGIGDAEQVLDGLGFWTWRTQEVLAVIEWMREYNRGRREDQKVRFIGIDPQQCRGSLAVIDSFLRRTAPDRATELLSPLRVLATAPPGSRPDPQRRLVLDAEEVLAYLRGHGPEAADALRHVQVLVRAADLVTRARQHTDPEQTVFAARDRYMADAVGTILEDPSAKVALWAHNGHITKSRHGGAVPTLGQHLRSRYGDAYYALGLLFGRGTFRARRMWPGPWSRPRASAVVTNRIGPARPGTIEARLAAANPGNHLVDLRSAVDAPRAVQTWLRGQHGMRSFGAMVPRGTYRFNLSPSSLAEEYDGLAYVAISSASRPLPLS; from the coding sequence GTGTGCGACGAGGTGACATGCTGGTTAGCCCGGACCGCTCTGCCGTTGAACTTCCTCACTGCAGGCGTGTCAACTGCTGATCTCCAACCGCTGAAGGGCGCCCTCGACGGCGTGCGGATCGTGGGCCTGGGGGAGGCCACCCACGGGACGCGCGAGTTCTTCCAGCTCAAACATCGCCTGCTGGAGCTTCTGGTCACAGAGCTGGGATTTTCAGCCCTGGCCATGGAGGCCAGTTCGTCGGCCGGCCCGGCTGTCGACGCCTACGTCCGCCACGGCATCGGTGATGCCGAGCAGGTGCTTGACGGACTTGGGTTCTGGACATGGCGGACTCAGGAGGTGCTCGCCGTGATCGAGTGGATGCGTGAATACAACCGAGGGCGACGAGAGGACCAGAAGGTTCGTTTCATCGGCATCGATCCACAGCAGTGCCGCGGCTCTCTGGCGGTGATCGACTCCTTCCTCCGCAGGACGGCGCCGGACCGCGCAACCGAACTTCTCTCGCCGCTCCGCGTGCTTGCCACGGCCCCTCCAGGGTCACGACCCGATCCTCAGCGGCGCCTGGTGCTCGATGCCGAGGAGGTTCTGGCGTACCTCCGCGGACACGGCCCGGAGGCAGCCGACGCGCTTCGACACGTCCAGGTCCTGGTGCGGGCCGCCGACCTGGTGACGCGCGCCAGGCAACACACGGATCCGGAGCAGACCGTCTTTGCCGCGCGCGACCGCTACATGGCGGACGCCGTGGGGACGATCCTCGAAGATCCCTCTGCCAAGGTCGCCCTCTGGGCACACAACGGGCACATCACCAAGAGCCGTCACGGCGGCGCGGTGCCGACGCTAGGCCAACACCTTCGCTCACGGTACGGCGACGCCTACTACGCACTCGGCCTGTTGTTCGGCAGGGGCACTTTTCGCGCCCGGCGGATGTGGCCCGGTCCGTGGTCGCGTCCCCGAGCCAGCGCTGTCGTCACCAACCGGATCGGCCCTGCCCGCCCCGGCACCATTGAGGCCCGGCTGGCTGCTGCCAACCCCGGCAACCACCTCGTGGACCTGCGGAGCGCAGTCGACGCACCGAGGGCCGTACAGACGTGGCTCAGAGGCCAACACGGCATGCGAAGCTTCGGCGCCATGGTGCCGCGCGGGACCTACCGCTTCAATCTGAGCCCTTCCTCCTTGGCGGAGGAGTACGACGGACTGGCATACGTCGCGATCTCGTCCGCCTCCCGGCCTCTCCCCCTCTCATGA
- a CDS encoding FAD-dependent monooxygenase, translated as MRGGTIAVVGGSIAGCAVATAAARAGADEVVVLERTSGRLQDRGVGLCIHDERAAELGASGALPGGIAAHPLERRRWVVRDDAHGPGGRVIWEQPFPFHSYHWGLLWHGLRESVPKSVVYRQGEAVTGVEETGDAGARVRLAGGSVERYDLVVGADGYRSVVRTALCPDARPQYAGYVCWRGNFDAALLAGLGSVAESVPEAGTTVCFPGGSCVIYRIPGPEGPRVNWVLYASPPQDGQLRQGDPTSFPPGGLTPELAGHLAALLAREFPPYWARALALTDPADTFVQPIYDMETTRTAAGRLLLAGDAASVVRPHNTSGAAKALQDATALADGWRLCGSFEELLRGYEETRGAAGRELVALARRLGRAQVERTPAWAGMDGGEMAAWWRGQLGGAPGIGGRAMTP; from the coding sequence ATGCGCGGTGGAACGATCGCGGTGGTCGGCGGGAGCATCGCGGGGTGCGCCGTCGCGACGGCGGCGGCGCGGGCGGGCGCCGATGAGGTGGTGGTGCTGGAGCGCACGAGCGGGCGGCTGCAGGACCGGGGCGTCGGCCTGTGCATCCACGACGAGCGGGCCGCCGAGCTCGGCGCGAGCGGCGCGCTGCCCGGGGGGATCGCCGCGCACCCTCTGGAGCGGCGCCGCTGGGTGGTCCGGGACGACGCCCACGGGCCGGGCGGGCGGGTGATCTGGGAGCAGCCGTTCCCGTTCCACTCCTATCACTGGGGCCTGCTCTGGCACGGACTTCGGGAGTCCGTGCCGAAGTCGGTGGTCTACCGGCAGGGGGAGGCGGTGACGGGGGTCGAGGAGACCGGGGACGCGGGCGCCCGGGTGCGGCTCGCGGGCGGGTCCGTCGAGCGGTACGACCTGGTGGTCGGTGCCGACGGGTACCGGTCGGTGGTGCGCACGGCGCTCTGCCCGGATGCCCGGCCGCAGTACGCCGGTTACGTGTGCTGGCGCGGAAACTTCGACGCGGCGCTGCTCGCGGGGCTCGGCAGCGTGGCGGAGTCGGTGCCGGAGGCGGGGACCACGGTCTGCTTCCCCGGCGGTTCGTGCGTCATCTATCGGATTCCCGGGCCGGAGGGACCGCGGGTGAACTGGGTGCTGTACGCCTCTCCGCCGCAGGACGGGCAGCTGCGCCAGGGCGATCCGACGAGTTTCCCGCCGGGCGGCCTCACCCCCGAACTGGCGGGACACCTCGCGGCGTTGCTCGCTCGCGAGTTCCCGCCGTACTGGGCGCGGGCGCTGGCGCTGACCGACCCGGCGGACACCTTCGTCCAGCCGATCTACGACATGGAGACCACGCGCACCGCCGCCGGTCGGCTGCTGCTCGCGGGGGACGCGGCGAGCGTCGTGCGCCCGCACAACACGAGCGGCGCCGCCAAGGCGCTCCAGGACGCCACCGCCCTCGCCGACGGCTGGCGCCTCTGCGGGTCCTTCGAGGAGCTGCTGCGCGGATACGAGGAGACCCGCGGCGCGGCCGGACGGGAGCTGGTCGCGCTGGCCCGCCGGCTGGGCCGCGCCCAGGTCGAGCGGACCCCGGCCTGGGCGGGCATGGACGGCGGGGAGATGGCGGCCTGGTGGCGGGGCCAGCTCGGCGGGGCCCCCGGGATCGGGGGCCGGGCCATGACACCGTAG
- a CDS encoding response regulator transcription factor, which translates to MRVLVVEDERRLAVALQRGLQSEGFSVDVAHDGTQGLWMATEHDYDLIVLDIMLPGLNGYRVCARLRAAGNESGILMLTAKDGEYDEAEALDTGADDFLSKPFSYLVLVARLRALGRRTGRRRPQVMRFGDLLLDPARHSCSRGGTEIRLTAREFAVLEYLARRSGEVVPKRDILEQVWDSAFDGDPNVVEVHVSAVRRKIDAPFGRAAVETVRGAGYRLAADGG; encoded by the coding sequence ATGCGCGTACTGGTGGTGGAGGACGAACGGCGGCTCGCCGTGGCCCTGCAGCGAGGGCTTCAGTCGGAGGGGTTCTCGGTGGACGTGGCCCACGACGGGACCCAGGGCCTGTGGATGGCCACGGAGCACGACTACGACCTCATCGTGCTGGACATCATGCTGCCCGGGCTGAACGGGTACCGGGTGTGCGCGAGGCTGCGCGCGGCCGGCAACGAGTCGGGGATCTTGATGCTGACGGCGAAGGACGGCGAGTACGACGAGGCGGAAGCGCTCGACACGGGCGCCGACGACTTCTTGTCCAAGCCGTTCTCCTACCTCGTCCTGGTCGCCCGGCTCCGGGCGCTCGGCCGGCGTACGGGTCGTCGGCGGCCCCAGGTGATGCGGTTCGGCGACCTGCTGCTCGACCCCGCCCGGCACTCCTGTTCCCGCGGCGGCACGGAGATACGGCTGACGGCGCGGGAGTTCGCGGTCTTGGAGTACTTGGCCCGGCGCTCGGGCGAGGTGGTGCCCAAGCGGGACATCCTGGAACAGGTGTGGGACAGCGCCTTCGACGGCGATCCCAATGTGGTCGAGGTTCACGTCAGCGCCGTCCGCCGCAAGATCGACGCGCCGTTCGGCCGCGCCGCGGTGGAGACCGTGCGCGGAGCGGGCTACCGTTTGGCGGCCGACGGTGGCTGA